Genomic window (Pseudomonadota bacterium):
ACGCAAGCCGTCGACGGTTTTTTCGAGTACCGCGGTGCGTTCGTCTTCTGCGCCGAACAAATCCGCTTGCGGCGCATTTTCGTCGCTTTCCAGGCCGCTTAATCCGACCCCGATCAGCCGGTAGAGGCGACCATTGGCTTCTTTTTTGAGCAATGGCAAGACGGCGTGGAACAGCACTTCCGCGAGCTGTGTCGGCGCCGTCAGGGTGCGCGAGCGGGTAAGAATCCTGAAATCCGCGGTACGCAGCTTGAGCGTCGCTGTGCGCCCAATCAGCTCGCTCTTGCGCATGCGCTGGGCGACACGATCACATTGCCGCCATAATTTGGCTTCTAGCGCGTCGAAGGCGCGGATGTCCTCGCCAAATGTGGTTTCGGAGGAAACGCTTTTGGCCACCCGGCCAGGCTTTACCGCGCGCCCGTCCTCGCCGCGAGAAAAGCGCGCGAGGCGCGTGCCGATGGCGCCGTAACGCCGCACGAGTTCGGCGTCTTGAAATTCACGCAGCTCGCCGATGCGATAGATGCCATCACCGGCGAGGCGCCGCTGCATCGCAGCACCGACACCCCACAACAGGCCGACCGGCTTGGCGCTAAGAAATTCACTCGCCTCGGCCCGGCCGATGACCGAAAAGCCACGTGGCTTATCCAAATCGGAGGCGATCTTGGCAAGAAATTTGTTGTAACTCAGGCCGACGGAAACAGTAACGCCGAGCTCCTCTTCAATTTCCCTGGCGAGCTTTGCCAAGCTACGCGCCGGGCTGCCGCCATGCAGGATTTCGGTGCCAGAGAGATCGAGAAACGCCTCGTCGATCGAGATCGGCTCGACCAGGGGGGTGCGGGCGATCATCATCTCGCGTATCGCACGGCCGACGCGGGAATATTTTTCCATGTTTGGAGAGACGACGACGGCGTGTGGGCAGGCTTCCAGCGCCTTGAACATTGGCATCGCCGAGCGGATGCCGTAGCGCCGGGCGATATAGCAGGCAGCGGCCACAACGCCCCGCTTGCCGCCGCCGACCAGCACCGGCTTATCGGCCAGCGCCGGATCATCGCGTTTCTCTATGCTGGCATAGAAGGCGTCGCAATCGACATGGGCGATGGCCAAGGCAGTCAATTCGCTATGGCTGAAGGTGCGCTTAGAAGCGCACTCCGGGCAAGACTCAGACGTCCCGTCGCCGTCGCCACTGACAACACCGTCCCAGCCACAGTCTCGGCAAATCGCAGAGAGAGGCGCCGGCATCTCAACCGCCCTGATGAATTTCTGGCCGAAGGGCACGCATTATGTTTCTATTTATAGCAGATCAAAGCGCCACGCGGACATGGCCGCGAAGCTTTTTGCGGGCGCAGGAACTGCTGATTTTGGAGTTGATCATGTCGGTGCTAAGCCCGGTTGATGCCCAATTCGGTGCCCTTCGCCACAGCATGGTCGGGCAGGTGGCGAGCCACGCCAGCTTGGTCGCCGACAGGACCGGCCGCGAGATACTCGACGAAGCAGTGATGGCTGCCCTTGGCCGCGTGCCCAGGCATGAATTTGTGCCGGTGGAAATGAAACTCTTTGCCTATCTTGTTCACCGCTGCCGATTGGCCAC
Coding sequences:
- a CDS encoding DNA polymerase IV; translation: MPAPLSAICRDCGWDGVVSGDGDGTSESCPECASKRTFSHSELTALAIAHVDCDAFYASIEKRDDPALADKPVLVGGGKRGVVAAACYIARRYGIRSAMPMFKALEACPHAVVVSPNMEKYSRVGRAIREMMIARTPLVEPISIDEAFLDLSGTEILHGGSPARSLAKLAREIEEELGVTVSVGLSYNKFLAKIASDLDKPRGFSVIGRAEASEFLSAKPVGLLWGVGAAMQRRLAGDGIYRIGELREFQDAELVRRYGAIGTRLARFSRGEDGRAVKPGRVAKSVSSETTFGEDIRAFDALEAKLWRQCDRVAQRMRKSELIGRTATLKLRTADFRILTRSRTLTAPTQLAEVLFHAVLPLLKKEANGRLYRLIGVGLSGLESDENAPQADLFGAEDERTAVLEKTVDGLRDRFGDAAPVKGRSLPGKRK